The following proteins are encoded in a genomic region of Pikeienuella piscinae:
- the dapE gene encoding succinyl-diaminopimelate desuccinylase gives MIDPVELTAELIRCPSITPEEGGAIQLLETRLKALGFAASRCDREGIANLHARIGEGAPVFGFAGHTDVVPPGDPADWTRPPFSGEIAGGELWGRGAVDMKSGVAAFVAAVAAWREAGGEGSVALLITGDEEGSSTDGTPAILDWMAANGEGLDHCLVGEPTCPERLGEMIKIGRRGSMTANFIATGRQGHTAYPHRAANPLPPLVRLLDRLASRELDQGTEHFDPSTLALTTIDTGNPASNVIPERARATCNIRFNDAHTSKKLAMWMLEEAAAASAGTGVRIESSFRASGESFITEPGRLSDVIAAAAEAETGLTPTLSTTGGTSDARFIKAICPVAEFGLVGRTMHQVDERAPVEEIRALARIYQGVLERYFDGG, from the coding sequence ATGATCGACCCTGTGGAATTGACCGCGGAGCTGATCCGCTGTCCCTCGATAACGCCCGAGGAGGGCGGCGCCATCCAGCTGCTGGAGACGCGGCTCAAGGCTCTCGGCTTCGCCGCCAGCCGGTGCGACCGGGAGGGGATCGCCAATCTCCACGCCCGGATCGGCGAAGGTGCGCCGGTTTTCGGCTTCGCCGGGCACACCGATGTCGTCCCGCCCGGCGACCCGGCGGACTGGACCCGCCCCCCGTTTTCCGGCGAGATCGCCGGGGGCGAGCTCTGGGGACGCGGCGCAGTTGACATGAAATCCGGCGTCGCCGCCTTTGTCGCCGCCGTCGCCGCATGGCGCGAGGCGGGCGGAGAGGGAAGCGTGGCGCTCCTCATCACCGGCGACGAGGAAGGTTCGTCGACCGACGGGACGCCGGCGATCCTCGACTGGATGGCGGCCAACGGAGAGGGACTCGACCATTGCCTCGTCGGCGAGCCAACCTGCCCGGAGCGGCTGGGCGAGATGATCAAGATCGGCCGGCGCGGCTCGATGACCGCCAATTTCATCGCGACCGGCCGGCAGGGCCACACCGCGTATCCGCACCGCGCCGCCAATCCGCTGCCGCCGCTGGTGCGGCTTCTCGACCGGCTGGCGAGCCGCGAACTGGATCAGGGCACAGAGCATTTCGACCCCTCGACGCTTGCGCTCACCACGATCGACACCGGCAATCCGGCGAGCAACGTGATCCCCGAGCGCGCCCGCGCGACCTGCAATATCCGCTTCAACGACGCGCATACGTCGAAAAAGTTGGCGATGTGGATGCTGGAGGAGGCCGCCGCCGCGAGCGCCGGGACAGGCGTGCGGATCGAGTCATCGTTTCGCGCCTCAGGCGAGAGCTTCATCACCGAGCCCGGCCGCCTCTCCGACGTGATCGCCGCGGCGGCGGAGGCGGAGACCGGGCTCACGCCGACGCTTTCGACCACCGGCGGCACCTCGGACGCGCGCTTTATCAAGGCGATCTGTCCGGTCGCGGAATTCGGCCTTGTCGGCCGGACCATGCACCAGGTCGACGAGCGCGCGCCGGTCGAGGAGATCCGCGCGCTGGCCCGGATTTATCAGGGCGTGCTGGAGCGGTATTTCGATGGCGGCTGA
- a CDS encoding Rap1a/Tai family immunity protein, with amino-acid sequence MIKQLLAFVCSVLLFPTVGITQQIDGNELYETCTDENPVLAAFCVGYIIGYVEGSPWGAFVVLNRLAPKDDNAVANALAREFLGSCPPENASNSQLTDVVKKYLEEHPETRHESARTLIWQAFSEAFPCGG; translated from the coding sequence ATGATTAAACAGCTTTTGGCGTTCGTTTGTTCGGTCCTACTTTTCCCGACCGTAGGAATCACCCAGCAAATTGACGGAAACGAGCTTTACGAAACCTGCACCGATGAAAACCCCGTCCTTGCCGCGTTTTGCGTCGGATATATCATCGGTTATGTGGAAGGTTCGCCTTGGGGTGCCTTCGTCGTTCTAAACCGGCTAGCCCCGAAGGACGATAATGCAGTAGCCAATGCCCTCGCGCGCGAATTCCTAGGAAGTTGTCCGCCAGAGAATGCATCAAATTCGCAACTTACGGATGTCGTGAAAAAGTATCTCGAGGAACATCCGGAAACGCGGCACGAATCCGCTCGAACCTTGATTTGGCAGGCGTTCTCCGAAGCGTTCCCGTGCGGCGGTTAG
- a CDS encoding cyclase family protein, with translation MARKFIDISVPLEAGIASDPPQMLPEIEYFDHRMTAPQMAAYFPGLTAADLPGGDGWAVEKLTLSSHNGTHLDAPYHHHSTMNDGERAITIDEVPLEWCLNPGVKLDFRHLPDGHLVSIAELEAELERIGHELRPLDIVVVNTAAGARYGEPDYIHRGCGMGREATLWLLERGVRVTGTDAWSWDAPFSITAERWAETRDPAIIWEGHRASIEIGYCHMEKLSNLETLPATGFEISCFPVKLRNGSAGFTRAVAIVGE, from the coding sequence ATGGCGCGAAAATTCATCGACATATCGGTTCCGCTCGAAGCCGGGATCGCCTCCGATCCGCCCCAGATGCTGCCGGAGATCGAGTATTTCGATCACCGGATGACGGCGCCGCAGATGGCGGCCTATTTCCCCGGCCTGACGGCGGCGGACCTTCCCGGCGGCGACGGCTGGGCGGTGGAGAAGCTGACACTTTCCAGCCATAACGGCACCCATCTCGACGCGCCCTACCATCATCATTCGACAATGAACGATGGCGAACGGGCGATCACCATCGACGAGGTTCCGCTCGAATGGTGCCTCAACCCCGGCGTGAAGCTGGATTTCCGGCATCTGCCGGATGGCCATCTGGTCAGCATAGCGGAGCTTGAAGCCGAGCTTGAGCGCATCGGCCACGAGTTGCGCCCTCTCGACATCGTCGTCGTCAACACAGCCGCCGGCGCCCGCTACGGAGAACCGGATTACATCCATCGCGGCTGCGGGATGGGGCGCGAGGCGACGCTCTGGCTGCTGGAGCGCGGCGTCAGGGTCACCGGGACCGACGCCTGGTCGTGGGACGCGCCGTTCTCGATCACGGCGGAACGCTGGGCGGAGACGCGGGATCCCGCGATCATCTGGGAGGGACATCGCGCGTCCATCGAGATCGGCTATTGCCACATGGAGAAACTCTCCAATCTCGAAACGCTGCCCGCGACCGGGTTCGAGATCAGCTGCTTTCCGGTGAAGCTCAGGAACGGCTCCGCCGGTTTCACCCGCGCTGTCGCCATCGTCGGGGAGTGA
- a CDS encoding HAD hydrolase-like protein — translation MRPHVFVDLDGTLTDSAPGIFAAILHALETLGAPRPDETALRACIGPSLHESFPRLGVPEADVPRAMALYREHYMDGGVYDAKVYDGAREMLARLKEMGFRLALATAKPIAYAPLITRHFGLTPYFDAEFGSDLDGRFTDKRDLLKRCVAETGADPARSFMLGDRRHDAVGALANGITPLGALWGFGGREELTAAGVAALAGAPAEVADMVEDLR, via the coding sequence ATGCGCCCCCATGTTTTTGTCGATCTCGACGGCACGCTCACCGATAGCGCGCCGGGTATCTTCGCAGCCATTCTCCACGCACTGGAGACGCTGGGCGCGCCCCGGCCCGACGAGACGGCGCTGCGCGCCTGCATCGGCCCCTCGCTGCATGAGAGCTTTCCGCGCCTCGGCGTGCCGGAGGCTGATGTCCCGCGGGCCATGGCCCTCTACCGCGAGCACTACATGGACGGCGGCGTCTATGACGCGAAGGTCTATGACGGCGCGCGGGAGATGCTGGCGCGACTGAAGGAGATGGGCTTCCGGCTCGCCCTCGCCACCGCCAAACCGATCGCCTACGCGCCCTTGATCACCAGGCATTTCGGCTTGACGCCGTATTTCGACGCCGAGTTCGGCTCGGATCTGGACGGCCGGTTCACCGACAAGCGCGACCTTCTGAAGCGCTGCGTCGCGGAAACCGGCGCCGATCCGGCGCGAAGCTTCATGCTTGGGGATCGGAGGCACGACGCGGTTGGCGCGCTCGCCAACGGCATCACGCCCCTCGGCGCGCTCTGGGGCTTCGGCGGGCGGGAGGAGCTCACGGCCGCCGGCGTCGCCGCCCTCGCCGGCGCGCCCGCCGAGGTGGCCGACATGGTGGAGGACCTGCGATGA
- the ilvC gene encoding ketol-acid reductoisomerase — translation MRVYYDRDCDINLIKDRNVAVVGYGSQGHAHALNMRDSGVKNVAAALRDGSPSAEKAKAEGLMVMGIAEAAKWADVIMMSMPDELQADTYYKYIHDNMKPGAAIAFAHGLNVHFNLIEARPDIDVIMMAPKGPGHTVRSEFVKGGGVPCLVAVDQNPSGKALEIGLSYCAAIGGGRSGIIETDFKEECETDLFGEQAVLCGGLVELIRMGFETLVEAGYAPEMAYFECLHEVKLIVDLIYEGGIANMNYSISNTAEFGEYHSGPQILPRDETKARMKKVLKDIQDGRFTSEWMREYKAGLPMFKAIRRNNDAHQIEEVGEKLRAMMPWIAAGKLVDKAKN, via the coding sequence ATGCGCGTCTATTACGATCGCGACTGCGACATCAATCTGATCAAGGACCGCAATGTGGCGGTCGTCGGCTATGGCTCCCAGGGTCACGCCCACGCGCTGAACATGCGCGATTCCGGCGTGAAGAACGTCGCCGCCGCACTGCGTGACGGCTCTCCCTCCGCCGAGAAGGCCAAGGCCGAAGGACTGATGGTCATGGGCATCGCCGAGGCGGCGAAATGGGCCGACGTGATCATGATGAGCATGCCGGACGAGTTGCAGGCCGACACCTATTACAAATACATTCACGACAACATGAAGCCGGGCGCGGCCATCGCCTTCGCGCACGGCCTGAACGTCCACTTCAACCTGATCGAGGCGCGCCCCGACATCGACGTCATCATGATGGCGCCCAAGGGCCCGGGCCACACCGTGCGCAGCGAGTTCGTGAAGGGCGGCGGCGTCCCTTGTCTCGTCGCGGTCGACCAGAACCCCTCCGGCAAAGCGCTGGAGATCGGCCTTTCCTATTGCGCCGCCATCGGCGGCGGCCGTTCCGGCATCATCGAGACCGACTTCAAGGAAGAGTGCGAAACCGACCTCTTCGGCGAGCAGGCGGTGCTCTGCGGCGGCCTGGTCGAGTTGATCCGCATGGGCTTCGAGACGCTGGTCGAGGCCGGCTACGCGCCAGAGATGGCCTATTTCGAGTGCCTCCACGAAGTGAAGCTGATCGTCGACCTGATTTACGAGGGCGGCATCGCCAACATGAACTACTCGATCTCCAACACCGCGGAGTTCGGCGAGTATCATTCCGGCCCGCAGATCCTGCCGCGCGACGAGACCAAAGCGCGGATGAAGAAGGTGCTGAAGGACATTCAGGACGGCCGCTTCACCTCCGAATGGATGCGCGAGTACAAGGCCGGCCTGCCGATGTTCAAGGCCATCCGGCGCAACAACGACGCGCACCAGATCGAAGAAGTGGGCGAAAAGCTCCGCGCCATGATGCCCTGGATCGCCGCCGGCAAGCTGGTCGACAAGGCGAAGAACTGA
- a CDS encoding SOS response-associated peptidase — MCNLFGQETAKEAMRRVFPSRRWVDETGNLGPSQIYPDRMAAIVRPDGDGMALAMARWGLPSPPKFQSKSGIDRGVTNVRNTASPHWRRWLGPEHRCLVPLDKFAEPIKGGNAWFTLKSGGPAFFAGIQVRGWASIRKLKDGETTDDLFAFLTCEPNREVGKVHPKAMPVVLTKPDEWESWLAAPWSEAASLQRPLPDGCLSVDLVNPPD; from the coding sequence ATGTGCAATCTGTTCGGGCAGGAAACGGCGAAAGAGGCGATGCGCCGGGTTTTCCCGTCTCGCCGCTGGGTGGATGAAACCGGCAATCTTGGCCCGTCCCAAATCTACCCGGACCGAATGGCGGCTATCGTGCGGCCGGATGGGGATGGCATGGCGTTGGCGATGGCGCGCTGGGGCCTTCCTTCGCCGCCGAAGTTCCAAAGCAAGAGCGGCATAGATCGGGGCGTCACGAATGTTCGCAACACGGCCTCCCCTCACTGGCGGCGATGGCTGGGGCCGGAGCATCGTTGCCTGGTTCCGCTCGACAAGTTCGCAGAGCCGATTAAGGGCGGGAACGCCTGGTTCACGCTGAAGTCAGGCGGGCCAGCGTTCTTCGCCGGGATTCAGGTGCGGGGCTGGGCGAGCATCAGGAAGCTGAAAGACGGCGAAACCACGGATGACCTGTTCGCTTTCCTCACCTGTGAGCCTAACCGTGAAGTCGGAAAGGTCCATCCCAAGGCGATGCCGGTCGTTCTGACGAAGCCGGACGAATGGGAGAGTTGGCTTGCCGCGCCGTGGTCGGAAGCGGCGTCGCTTCAACGGCCGCTCCCCGATGGGTGTCTAAGCGTCGATTTAGTCAATCCACCGGACTGA
- a CDS encoding Lrp/AsnC family transcriptional regulator — MAADLTAPPDSADLALLRALLRDGSLSAKEAGAEAGLSQPAAWRRIRRLEAEGVIRRRRVALSREKLGYGVTVFMGVKLAAKGRSRVEEFERAATAIPELQLIQHVLGVYDYRFRVVARDLTDFERILRRRIMTLPGIGEVESNVLLSEEKSAPPPI, encoded by the coding sequence ATGGCTGCCGATCTGACCGCGCCGCCCGATTCCGCCGATCTGGCGCTCTTGCGGGCGCTGCTTAGGGATGGTTCGCTCTCGGCGAAAGAGGCTGGCGCCGAGGCCGGGCTTTCGCAACCGGCAGCATGGCGGCGCATCCGGCGGCTGGAGGCCGAGGGCGTGATCCGCCGCCGCCGGGTGGCGCTTAGCCGGGAGAAGCTCGGTTACGGCGTCACCGTGTTCATGGGGGTGAAACTGGCGGCCAAGGGCCGGAGCCGGGTGGAGGAGTTCGAGCGCGCGGCGACGGCGATCCCGGAGCTGCAACTCATCCAGCATGTGCTTGGCGTCTACGATTATCGCTTCAGAGTGGTCGCGCGCGACCTCACCGATTTCGAGCGTATTCTCCGGCGGCGGATCATGACACTGCCGGGGATCGGCGAGGTGGAGTCCAATGTGCTTCTGAGCGAAGAAAAATCAGCGCCCCCGCCAATCTGA
- a CDS encoding Lrp/AsnC family transcriptional regulator, translating into MHTLDDTDRRILRALQDEPGLSTAALAEKAGLSPSPCWRRVERMEAAGVIEGRVVEIDLRKLGYEVQVFLRVRLDKTQAGAFQEFIAAAREVPEIVVIQTLLGRVDIRMDVVARDLAHYQEILRNRILDLPHVADIDALLLVSELKDDEWLPI; encoded by the coding sequence ATGCACACGCTCGACGATACCGACAGGCGCATCCTTCGCGCGCTTCAAGACGAACCCGGCCTTTCGACCGCCGCGCTGGCGGAGAAGGCCGGGCTTTCGCCGTCGCCCTGCTGGCGGCGGGTTGAACGGATGGAGGCGGCGGGGGTGATCGAGGGCAGGGTGGTCGAAATCGACCTCAGAAAACTTGGCTACGAGGTTCAGGTCTTTCTTCGCGTCCGTCTCGACAAGACACAGGCCGGCGCGTTTCAGGAGTTCATCGCCGCCGCCCGTGAGGTGCCGGAGATCGTGGTGATTCAGACTCTGCTCGGCCGGGTCGACATCCGCATGGATGTGGTCGCGCGCGATCTTGCGCATTACCAGGAGATTCTCCGCAATCGCATCCTCGATCTTCCGCATGTCGCGGATATCGACGCGCTCCTGCTGGTTTCCGAGCTCAAGGATGACGAATGGCTGCCGATCTGA
- a CDS encoding 2-hydroxyacid dehydrogenase, translating into MSDILMIGPMHPVCMEEIAKLGTVHRLWEAKDKEAMLDEIGPKIEIVATDGHHGCRPDLMKRLPNLKLISSYGVGYDNIDVPAANAHGARVSNTPDVLNDAMAEITVGLMVALARRIPEADAYTRAGDWAGKGNFPLTAELTGATAGILGLGRIGKEIARRLVPMKMQVVYHGRREQKDQPYRYFPSLIEMAKAADWLVVITPGTSETTKLVDAEVLKALGPEGALVNVARGAVVDEAALVEALKSGTLGGAALDVFEEEPRPHPELLTMPRTILSPHQGSATRRTRQAMGQLVVDNIKAHLKGAPLLTEVKE; encoded by the coding sequence ATGTCTGACATTCTGATGATCGGTCCAATGCACCCCGTCTGCATGGAGGAGATCGCCAAACTCGGAACCGTCCACCGTCTCTGGGAGGCGAAGGACAAGGAAGCGATGCTGGACGAGATCGGTCCGAAGATCGAAATCGTCGCGACCGACGGCCATCACGGCTGCAGGCCGGATCTGATGAAGCGCCTGCCGAATCTGAAGCTGATCTCCTCCTATGGCGTCGGCTACGACAATATCGACGTGCCCGCAGCCAACGCGCATGGCGCGCGGGTGTCGAACACGCCGGACGTGTTGAACGACGCGATGGCGGAGATCACCGTCGGTCTGATGGTCGCCCTCGCCCGCCGCATACCGGAGGCGGACGCCTACACCCGCGCCGGCGACTGGGCCGGCAAAGGGAATTTCCCCCTGACGGCGGAGCTGACCGGAGCGACGGCCGGCATCCTCGGGCTCGGCCGGATCGGCAAGGAGATCGCGCGTCGGCTTGTGCCGATGAAGATGCAGGTCGTCTATCACGGGCGGCGTGAGCAGAAAGATCAGCCCTATCGCTATTTCCCTTCTCTGATCGAAATGGCGAAGGCGGCCGACTGGCTCGTCGTCATCACTCCCGGCACCTCAGAGACGACGAAACTGGTGGACGCGGAGGTTCTGAAGGCGCTGGGGCCCGAAGGCGCGCTGGTCAATGTCGCGCGCGGCGCGGTCGTGGACGAGGCGGCGCTGGTCGAGGCGCTGAAGTCCGGAACGCTCGGCGGCGCAGCGCTCGACGTTTTCGAGGAAGAGCCCCGCCCGCATCCCGAACTTCTGACCATGCCAAGAACCATCCTCTCGCCGCACCAGGGCAGCGCGACCCGGCGGACCCGGCAAGCGATGGGTCAACTCGTGGTCGACAACATCAAGGCGCATCTGAAGGGCGCGCCACTTCTCACCGAAGTGAAAGAGTGA
- a CDS encoding helix-turn-helix transcriptional regulator, protein MDKITAENPLTGAELRRQRLAFGLSQVELAKRTGLHRSTVKYWERAAIVDLRGHAPKLIFAAIGLNVDNFRTPTRERAGATWGITGAAPMRDQYAGAREEGRPASEPRVAAKLANMPAHRPREDKGANLSSFSQASQTTNAAAELLNVSTQVSPELSKALRPKCGARTRAGPPCRAPVVAGKARCRMHGGLATGARTPEGRERIAEAQRRRWARWRAEQEKPD, encoded by the coding sequence ATGGATAAAATAACGGCGGAAAACCCGCTGACAGGAGCGGAGCTTCGCCGCCAGCGTCTCGCCTTCGGGCTTTCGCAAGTGGAACTGGCGAAGCGAACTGGGCTGCATCGCTCGACGGTAAAATACTGGGAGCGGGCTGCGATTGTCGATCTTCGGGGCCATGCGCCTAAACTGATTTTCGCTGCGATAGGGCTTAACGTGGACAATTTCCGCACACCAACGCGCGAGCGCGCGGGCGCGACGTGGGGAATTACCGGAGCTGCGCCGATGCGGGACCAATACGCGGGCGCGCGCGAGGAAGGACGACCGGCGAGCGAGCCAAGGGTGGCGGCGAAACTGGCGAACATGCCAGCCCACCGGCCAAGAGAAGATAAGGGGGCAAATTTGTCCTCTTTCTCCCAGGCGTCTCAGACAACCAACGCCGCCGCCGAACTTCTCAACGTCTCAACTCAGGTTTCGCCGGAACTGTCAAAGGCCCTTCGCCCCAAGTGCGGCGCACGAACGCGAGCGGGGCCGCCATGCCGCGCACCTGTAGTCGCCGGAAAGGCGCGTTGCCGGATGCACGGCGGGCTTGCGACAGGGGCGAGAACGCCAGAAGGGCGCGAGCGCATCGCGGAAGCGCAAAGGCGGCGCTGGGCGCGGTGGCGCGCCGAGCAGGAAAAGCCCGATTAA
- a CDS encoding gluconokinase has product MAAESRARLICVMGVAGCGKSTIGAALAEALGAAFVEADAYHPATNIAKMTAGTPLTDEDRLPWLDALGAAAPREGTAVIACSALRRLYRERLTKAAGAPVFFIHLAGEKSEIAGRMATRGGHFMPTTLLDSQFAALEPPAPDEPHLALDISEPPDTLIAIALKELSCLTF; this is encoded by the coding sequence ATGGCGGCTGAATCACGGGCGCGGCTGATCTGCGTGATGGGCGTCGCCGGTTGCGGCAAGTCCACGATCGGCGCGGCGCTTGCCGAAGCGCTTGGCGCGGCCTTCGTGGAGGCGGACGCCTATCATCCAGCCACGAATATCGCGAAGATGACCGCGGGAACGCCACTGACCGATGAGGACAGGCTGCCCTGGCTCGACGCGCTCGGCGCCGCCGCGCCGCGCGAAGGGACGGCGGTGATCGCCTGCTCGGCGCTCCGCCGCCTCTATCGCGAGCGGTTGACGAAGGCCGCCGGGGCGCCGGTGTTCTTCATCCATCTCGCTGGCGAGAAATCGGAGATCGCCGGACGGATGGCGACGCGGGGCGGGCATTTCATGCCGACCACCCTCCTCGATAGCCAGTTCGCCGCGCTGGAGCCGCCCGCCCCGGACGAGCCGCATCTCGCGCTCGACATCTCCGAGCCGCCCGATACCCTGATCGCCATCGCCCTGAAGGAGCTCTCATGTCTGACATTCTGA
- a CDS encoding YfjI family protein: MNAIPEPIPFKAEGPRPLLRQIPPGEPYPVEALGPLRSAVEAVQGQFLAPVAIPAASALAAASLAVQGHVNVTTLAGVSPVSLYALTIAKSGERKSSCDAPFMAALRSFEKEEAKAQREAMASWENAYALWKGERDSILAQARKGKGAKRVEAEADLRAMGREPAAPPSTDRTVTEPTYEGLTRKFAEGMPTLGIFSDEGGQFLGGFAMSTDNRQKTLAALNDLWQGNAIRRTRQGEGSFTLHGRRLAVHLMVQPGVASAFMADPLAGDTGFLPRFLICEPPSAIGTRLQSLVRRDDYALSSFSARMRDVLETPLPMDSETRELEPRALALSPDARALLAAYADHVETEQAPGGVYAHVTGYASKAAEQAARIAGVLTAWADLDAREVTAEMMAGAIKLAGFYLAEAARLADAATVSAETEKAEALRNWLLTRWPHAEITPSEIVRHAPSRALRESKAARPAIAMLEQHGWLAPLPEGAELRGAQRKEAYRIVRERDDEV, encoded by the coding sequence ATGAACGCGATCCCCGAACCTATCCCCTTCAAGGCCGAGGGGCCGCGCCCGCTCCTGCGCCAGATCCCGCCGGGCGAGCCTTACCCCGTCGAGGCGCTTGGGCCGCTCAGGAGCGCGGTGGAGGCGGTGCAGGGGCAATTCCTCGCCCCTGTCGCCATTCCCGCCGCATCGGCCCTGGCCGCCGCTTCTCTGGCGGTGCAGGGGCATGTGAACGTGACGACGCTGGCCGGTGTAAGCCCGGTGTCGCTCTACGCCCTGACCATAGCGAAATCGGGCGAGCGAAAATCGTCCTGCGATGCGCCGTTTATGGCTGCGCTACGCTCCTTCGAGAAGGAAGAGGCCAAGGCCCAGCGCGAGGCGATGGCGTCCTGGGAGAACGCCTATGCGCTATGGAAGGGCGAGCGTGACAGCATTCTGGCGCAGGCGAGAAAGGGCAAGGGCGCGAAGCGCGTGGAGGCCGAGGCGGATTTGCGGGCGATGGGCCGCGAACCGGCCGCGCCGCCATCGACTGACCGCACGGTGACGGAGCCGACCTATGAAGGGTTGACGCGGAAATTCGCGGAAGGAATGCCGACGCTCGGCATATTCTCGGATGAGGGCGGCCAGTTTCTCGGCGGGTTCGCCATGTCCACGGACAACCGGCAAAAGACGCTCGCGGCGCTCAACGACCTCTGGCAGGGCAACGCCATCCGCCGCACGCGGCAGGGCGAAGGCTCATTCACGCTCCACGGGCGCAGGCTGGCCGTTCACCTGATGGTGCAGCCGGGCGTGGCCAGCGCCTTCATGGCGGACCCGCTGGCGGGCGATACCGGCTTTCTGCCGCGCTTCCTGATCTGCGAGCCGCCCAGCGCCATCGGAACGCGCCTGCAATCACTGGTGCGGCGGGATGATTACGCGCTGTCGTCCTTCTCCGCTCGAATGCGCGACGTGCTGGAAACGCCATTGCCGATGGACTCTGAAACCCGAGAACTGGAGCCGCGCGCCCTGGCGCTGTCGCCCGACGCCCGCGCCCTTCTGGCGGCCTATGCCGACCATGTGGAGACGGAGCAGGCCCCCGGCGGCGTTTACGCCCATGTCACCGGCTACGCTTCCAAGGCCGCCGAACAGGCCGCCCGCATCGCCGGCGTGCTGACCGCCTGGGCCGACCTGGACGCTCGCGAGGTGACTGCGGAGATGATGGCCGGGGCGATAAAGCTGGCGGGCTTCTATCTCGCTGAAGCGGCTCGGCTTGCGGACGCCGCGACCGTATCGGCGGAGACGGAAAAGGCGGAAGCATTGCGGAACTGGCTTCTCACGCGCTGGCCGCACGCGGAAATCACGCCTTCGGAAATCGTCAGACATGCGCCGAGCCGCGCCCTTCGAGAAAGCAAGGCCGCCCGGCCCGCTATCGCCATGCTGGAGCAACACGGCTGGCTCGCGCCCTTGCCCGAAGGAGCCGAATTGCGAGGCGCGCAACGCAAGGAAGCCTATCGGATCGTGAGGGAGCGCGACGATGAAGTTTGA
- a CDS encoding exopolysaccharide biosynthesis protein yields the protein MPGVREANVKDGTPPDASVEQILNDVRSLINGGSVSVDEIVTNLGGASFAPLLFLPAAAVVSPLSGVPGFSSLCGLMIAVVAAQMVAARGHLWLPGWLRRRRIPSDRLRKALGFAHRPARFLDRVTRRRLAALVEPPFSALPSVVCLLCGLAMPFLELVPFTSSILGFAVAVLAVSALARDGLFALLALIVIGSAAATGLSLVA from the coding sequence ATGCCGGGAGTCAGGGAGGCCAACGTGAAGGACGGGACGCCGCCAGACGCTTCGGTTGAGCAGATCCTGAACGATGTGCGTTCGCTCATCAACGGCGGCTCGGTTTCGGTTGACGAGATCGTGACGAATCTCGGCGGCGCGTCGTTCGCGCCGCTCCTCTTCCTGCCCGCGGCCGCCGTCGTCTCGCCGCTCAGCGGCGTCCCCGGTTTTTCCTCGCTCTGCGGTCTGATGATCGCGGTGGTCGCGGCGCAGATGGTCGCGGCGCGAGGGCATCTCTGGCTCCCAGGCTGGCTCCGGCGGCGGCGCATCCCCAGCGATCGTCTGCGCAAGGCTCTGGGCTTCGCCCACCGGCCGGCGCGGTTTCTCGACCGGGTGACCAGGCGTCGGCTGGCCGCGCTGGTGGAGCCGCCGTTCTCCGCGCTGCCGTCCGTCGTCTGCCTACTCTGCGGCCTGGCGATGCCGTTTCTCGAACTGGTGCCATTCACCTCGTCGATCCTTGGCTTCGCGGTCGCGGTCCTCGCTGTATCGGCGCTGGCGCGCGACGGTCTTTTCGCCCTTCTCGCCCTCATCGTGATAGGCTCGGCTGCGGCGACCGGACTCTCCCTTGTCGCCTGA
- a CDS encoding MgtC/SapB family protein: protein MEALIAELEFTPSLPWSVLFLRLIGAVVLTAIIGFEREASGKHAGLRTHMLVSLASALYCLITLDLISRDYPGTVRVDPIRMVEAVTAGVAFLAAGLIVFSKGEVRGLTTGASLWLAAATGLCAGLGLWPMAVVATIVAMIIMRLLKVVEKEVIETKSSPHDGAR from the coding sequence ATGGAGGCGTTGATCGCCGAGCTGGAGTTCACGCCGAGCCTGCCGTGGAGCGTGCTTTTCCTGCGCCTGATCGGAGCGGTCGTCCTCACTGCGATCATCGGCTTCGAGCGAGAGGCGAGCGGGAAACACGCAGGCCTCCGGACGCACATGCTCGTAAGCCTCGCCTCGGCGCTCTACTGCCTGATCACGCTCGACCTGATCAGCCGCGACTACCCCGGAACGGTGCGGGTCGACCCCATTCGCATGGTGGAGGCGGTGACCGCCGGCGTCGCCTTCCTCGCCGCCGGATTGATCGTCTTCTCGAAGGGCGAGGTGAGGGGCCTGACAACGGGCGCCTCTCTCTGGCTGGCGGCGGCGACCGGTTTGTGCGCCGGTCTCGGCCTTTGGCCGATGGCGGTTGTCGCGACCATCGTCGCGATGATCATCATGCGGCTTCTGAAGGTCGTGGAGAAAGAGGTCATCGAGACCAAATCTTCGCCGCATGACGGCGCGCGCTAA